A genome region from Streptomyces sp. NBC_01296 includes the following:
- a CDS encoding phenylalanine 4-monooxygenase, translating into MSLTPLDAGGTTVGCAGEHPGFADPAYVRRRNLIAERAEGHPLGAPSPEVRYTDAEHATWRAVHGALLRAQDLWACREVLGARGVAPIPAGGVPQHEEVSNRLQALTGFRFTLAGGIVANKRFLGAMAKGYFHAVQYVRHPAMPLYTPEPDVLHDVFGHGIHLADPFFADLYRTVGRAAARVDTADALDLISRVYWFTLEYGTVLEQRRPRAYGAALLSSYGELGRFAQADLRRFDLAELVRMPYQVAGYQPVLFAVQSLAHLADLLHGFLDDFDESTRDRYRLPVLSERGFMARPPTR; encoded by the coding sequence ATGAGTCTGACCCCGCTGGACGCGGGCGGCACCACGGTGGGCTGCGCCGGGGAACATCCCGGCTTCGCGGACCCGGCCTACGTGCGCCGCAGGAACCTGATCGCCGAACGGGCGGAGGGCCACCCGCTGGGCGCCCCCTCACCCGAGGTGCGCTACACCGACGCCGAGCATGCCACCTGGCGCGCCGTGCACGGTGCGCTGCTGCGCGCGCAGGATCTCTGGGCCTGCCGGGAAGTTCTGGGGGCCCGGGGCGTCGCGCCGATTCCGGCCGGCGGAGTCCCGCAGCACGAGGAGGTCTCCAACCGGCTGCAGGCCCTGACAGGTTTCCGCTTCACCCTGGCGGGCGGGATCGTTGCAAACAAGCGTTTCCTGGGCGCGATGGCCAAGGGGTATTTCCATGCCGTGCAGTACGTACGGCATCCAGCGATGCCCCTGTACACGCCGGAGCCGGACGTCCTGCACGATGTGTTCGGGCACGGTATCCATCTCGCCGATCCGTTCTTCGCCGACCTGTACCGCACGGTGGGCCGGGCCGCGGCCCGGGTGGATACGGCCGACGCGCTGGATCTGATCAGCCGCGTGTACTGGTTCACCCTCGAATACGGCACCGTCCTCGAGCAGCGGCGGCCCAGAGCGTACGGGGCGGCCCTGCTGTCGTCCTACGGCGAGCTCGGCCGCTTCGCCCAGGCCGACCTGCGGCGGTTCGACCTCGCCGAGCTGGTCCGGATGCCGTACCAGGTCGCCGGCTACCAGCCCGTCCTCTTCGCCGTCCAATCCCTGGCCCACCTCGCCGACCTGCTCCACGGGTTCCTCGACGACTTCGACGAGTCCACCCGCGATCGCTACCGCCTGCCCGTCCTGTCCGAGCGCGGCTTCATGGCCCGTCCGCCCACCCGGTGA
- the tnpA gene encoding IS200/IS605 family transposase, whose amino-acid sequence MSPRWEPNPNICRGRTVTYTLHAHLVFTPKYRRGPFTDEILRRCEEVMRSVCADFETELVEFNGERDHVHLLVHYPPKVSISKLVGSLKGVSARRLRQEHPEHIRKYLWGAHFWSPSYFAASCGGAPLSVIKEYIEQQKRPM is encoded by the coding sequence ATGTCCCCACGCTGGGAGCCAAATCCCAATATTTGCAGGGGCCGTACGGTCACCTACACCCTCCACGCCCACTTGGTCTTCACACCCAAATACCGGCGTGGACCCTTCACCGACGAGATCCTTCGACGCTGTGAAGAAGTCATGCGGTCCGTCTGCGCCGACTTCGAAACCGAGCTGGTCGAGTTCAACGGCGAACGCGACCACGTGCACCTGCTGGTGCACTACCCGCCGAAAGTCTCCATCTCCAAACTGGTCGGCTCCCTCAAGGGCGTCTCCGCCCGCAGGCTCCGCCAGGAGCACCCCGAACACATCCGCAAGTACCTGTGGGGAGCACACTTCTGGTCACCCTCATACTTCGCAGCTTCCTGCGGCGGAGCGCCCCTGTCCGTCATCAAGGAGTACATCGAGCAGCAGAAACGTCCGATGTAA
- a CDS encoding integrase core domain-containing protein, which yields MGRTGSCYDNAAAESFFGLLKAEIGTTVWASHETARADVFQFIEVEYNRTRLRKHPVYGYVTPLETRALTTRDLTPAA from the coding sequence ATGGGCAGAACGGGCTCGTGTTACGATAACGCCGCGGCTGAAAGCTTTTTCGGGTTGCTGAAAGCGGAGATCGGGACCACCGTCTGGGCGTCCCACGAAACCGCCCGTGCTGACGTCTTCCAGTTCATTGAGGTCGAATACAACCGCACCCGCCTGCGCAAGCACCCGGTGTACGGCTACGTCACCCCGCTCGAAACCCGGGCTCTGACAACCCGCGACCTCACCCCTGCAGCGTAA
- a CDS encoding RNA-guided endonuclease InsQ/TnpB family protein, producing the protein MKIVVQVKLMPDALQATAIGATLRVVNERANWVSAVAFEHGVPREYELRKHTYAELKASGLGAQAAQHVIKKTRDAYTTLKANIRAGNLGRPGSKRRVKAESKPVTFRPDSAQPYDDRCLSWQYDARTVSIWTAAGRLKSVRFTCSAGALKTLREYRNGESDLIERDGAFYLIAVCEVPEAQVNENPSGFIGVDLGIVNIATTSTGYRAAGRGLNRHRNRQLELRRKLQAKGTKSAKRRLKHRSRKEARHAANINHVISKKIVSAAERTGRGIALEDLTGIRDRVRLRKDQRAPLHSWSFHQLGRFIAYKALRAGVPLVYVDPAYTSQQCSECGHIDRKNRVDQATFACRSCGIVLNADDNASHNIDRKGEAAWTAGRESRVPATS; encoded by the coding sequence ATGAAGATCGTCGTGCAGGTGAAGCTGATGCCGGATGCCTTACAGGCAACGGCCATCGGTGCGACCCTGCGCGTGGTCAACGAACGGGCCAACTGGGTGTCCGCCGTGGCGTTCGAGCACGGCGTGCCGCGTGAGTACGAACTGCGGAAGCACACCTACGCGGAGCTGAAAGCTTCCGGTCTTGGGGCGCAGGCTGCCCAGCACGTGATCAAGAAGACCCGCGACGCTTACACCACGTTGAAGGCGAACATCCGGGCGGGGAATCTCGGCAGGCCCGGATCGAAGCGCAGGGTCAAAGCGGAGTCGAAGCCGGTCACGTTCCGTCCGGATTCGGCTCAGCCGTATGACGACCGGTGTCTGTCGTGGCAGTACGACGCGCGGACCGTCAGTATCTGGACCGCAGCGGGACGGCTCAAAAGCGTCCGCTTTACCTGCTCCGCAGGCGCACTCAAGACGCTTCGCGAGTACCGCAATGGCGAGTCGGACCTGATCGAACGCGACGGCGCGTTCTACCTGATCGCCGTGTGCGAGGTCCCCGAGGCCCAGGTCAACGAGAATCCGTCCGGGTTTATCGGTGTGGACCTCGGCATCGTCAACATCGCCACCACATCCACCGGCTACCGGGCCGCCGGGCGCGGCCTGAACCGGCACCGCAACCGGCAGCTCGAACTACGCCGCAAGCTCCAGGCCAAAGGCACCAAGTCTGCCAAACGCCGGCTCAAGCACCGCAGCCGCAAAGAGGCCCGGCACGCGGCGAACATCAATCACGTCATCTCGAAGAAGATCGTCTCCGCCGCTGAACGCACCGGCCGCGGTATTGCCCTGGAAGACCTCACGGGCATCCGCGACCGGGTACGGCTCCGCAAGGACCAGCGGGCACCACTGCACTCGTGGAGCTTCCACCAGCTCGGCCGGTTCATCGCCTACAAGGCGCTGCGGGCCGGGGTGCCGCTGGTGTACGTCGACCCGGCGTACACCAGCCAGCAGTGCTCCGAGTGCGGCCACATCGACCGGAAAAACCGAGTCGACCAGGCAACGTTCGCCTGCCGGTCCTGCGGGATCGTGCTGAACGCGGACGACAACGCGTCCCACAACATCGACCGCAAAGGCGAAGCTGCGTGGACCGCGGGGCGTGAGTCACGCGTCCCGGCCACCTCATAG